Part of the Acidimicrobiales bacterium genome is shown below.
GTCCTCGACCGGGGGCCGCTCGGAGCTGGTCCCCTCGCCGGCACCGGCCGGCAGCAGGGCGGCGAGCGCCTCGTCCTCCAGGCGCCGGAACGCCCGGCGGCCGTTGCTCCTCGCCAGCACGGCGACCTCGAGGTCGTCCGGGGCGAGGAGGCGGTCGGGGCCGGCCAGCGCCCGGCTGGCGACGTGGACGGCCTCGCCCAGCGGGAGGCCCTCGCGCCACGACTCCTCGAGCCGGCTGATGATCGTGTCCGAGTCGCCGCCGAGGACCGTGTAGCCCTTCTCGTCGAACACGGTGCCGTCGTAGAGGATGTGGAAGAGCCGGTCGCCGGCGACGTCGGTGCCCACCTCGGCGACGAGGATCTCCACCTCCATCGGCTTCATCTCGTGGGTGAAGATCTGGCCGAGGATGCCGGCGTAGGCGTTGGCCAGGCTGCGGGCGTCCACGTCCTCCCGGCTGTAGGAGTAGCCCTTCAGGTCGGCGTGGCGGACCCCGGCGATGCGCAGCTGGTCGAACTCGTTGTAGCGGCCGACCCCGGCGAACGCGATCCGGTCGTAGATCTCGCTGACCTTGCGGAGCGTGTTGCTCGGGTTCTCGGCGCAGATGGCGATCCCGTCCTCGTAGGTGACGGCGGCCAGGCTGCGGCCCCTCGCGATCCCCTTCCGGGCGTAGTCCGCCCGGTCCTTCATCACCTGCTCGGGCGCGACGTAGAACGGCATGCTCATGCCGGCGCCCTCCCGATCGTCGGGGGCGCCCCGGCGTCGGCCGACGCGCTCTCGGGCGTGCTCATCCGGGAGACGAGGTCGCGGAAGCGCTCGGCCACCTCGTCCTCGGGCACCCGCTCGAAGCCGTCGGCGGTGATCGTCGCCATCGTCGGGTAGATGCCCCGGACGAGGTCGGGCCCGCCGGTGGCCGAGTCCTCGTCGGCCGCCTGGAACAGCGCGGTGATGGCCAGCTCCAGGGTGGCGGCCCGGTCCATGTCCTCCCGGTAGCCCATCTTGACGACGGTGCCGGCGTGGAGGCTGCCCGACCCGGTGGCCGAGAAGTCGCTCTCCTCGTAGCGCCCGCCGGTGACGTCGTACTGGAACAGCCGCCCCGCCCGCCGCCGCACGTCGTAGCCGGCGAACAGGGGCACGACGGCCAGGCCCTGCATGGCCGCCGGCAGGTGGTTGCGCACCATCTGGCCGAGCTGGTTGGCCTTGCCCTCGAGCGACAGGGCCGACCCCTCG
Proteins encoded:
- the prcA gene encoding proteasome subunit alpha, whose protein sequence is MSMPFYVAPEQVMKDRADYARKGIARGRSLAAVTYEDGIAICAENPSNTLRKVSEIYDRIAFAGVGRYNEFDQLRIAGVRHADLKGYSYSREDVDARSLANAYAGILGQIFTHEMKPMEVEILVAEVGTDVAGDRLFHILYDGTVFDEKGYTVLGGDSDTIISRLEESWREGLPLGEAVHVASRALAGPDRLLAPDDLEVAVLARSNGRRAFRRLEDEALAALLPAGAGEGTSSERPPVEDEGGGPGHEGPPPAAP
- the prcB gene encoding proteasome subunit beta; amino-acid sequence: MTLLPRFDPGKDPGPSFSELLRRSGLVPPAPDAPVGEPLRVPHGTTVVAIRYADGVVMAGDRRATSGHLISHRSIEKVFPADRHSGVAIAGAAGPAMEMVKLFQLQLEHYEKVEGSALSLEGKANQLGQMVRNHLPAAMQGLAVVPLFAGYDVRRRAGRLFQYDVTGGRYEESDFSATGSGSLHAGTVVKMGYREDMDRAATLELAITALFQAADEDSATGGPDLVRGIYPTMATITADGFERVPEDEVAERFRDLVSRMSTPESASADAGAPPTIGRAPA